In Sphingobacterium sp. R2, the genomic stretch CAGGTCCCGAATGGCAGCAGGATTCGACAAATTCTAAGGTTCCACGTTTTTATCTGGAGTTCAACTACAAAGATAAATCCAAACATGTAACTTTAGATGCCGATTTCGCAGGCAATCCGCGCATGCATGACGCGGCAAAGTCTATGATTGATGAAGTCAACCGCATGTTGGCGACCGCGCAGGCAAGGTAATTAAGAAATAGACCTAAGGGTAAAAGGAGAAATTAAGCAATTGGTTTCTCTTTTTTTGTATCTACTCCTTTTTTCTAGGAACATTTATGAAAGACTGCAAAGCAAGAACAAAGGTCAATCTACTAATACAGCCTAATATAACAGGTACTTTATAGGGAGCTAATAGGGGGGGCATTCGTATGAAAACGTATAAAGTACGAATGATATCCCTATTACTTTAGTATTAAATATGTGTTAATTAGTACGTTGATTGCATGATATACCCTTCGATTCTTGATGAATTCTTTATATTCTCTTTATACTCCTTTAACCTGAATGGAATACTTTAGCGCCAAAACAAAATAACATATGAAAACATTTTTGGCATTAGCAATTTCCTGGGCATTCGTACATGCTACGCACGCACAAGATTTTGCAAAAGGAAAGGTTTATTTGGACGTAAACAAAAACGGAAAATTAGATAAAAATGAGAAAGGTATTGCGTCTGTTTCTGTTAGTAACGGACGTGAGGTAACTACCACAGATAAAGATGGTAATTATCAATTGCCCATTGGGAATGACAATATCATTTTCGTCGTCAAACCAGCAGGTTATGCCGTACCTTTAGATGAAAATAATCATCCAAAATTCTATTATATCCATAAATTGAACGGCAGTCCAGCTTCAAAATACCCTGCCGTAGCTGCCACAGGGAAAATCCCTGCTGCGGTAAATTTTGCTTTGTATCAGCAAGAAGAGGATCCAAACTTTTCAGCTTTTGTTTTCGGTGATCCACAGGCTTACACGGAGGAAGAACTGTCCTATTTCAAAAACGGGGTGATCAACGGAATTTCGGATAAGACAATTGCAAAATTTGGCATCAGCTTAGGCGATTTAGTGGGCGACGATCTTTCCCTACAGCCAAAATATAAATCGGTGATTTCTACCATGGGATTGCCTTGGTATAATGTTATGGGAAACCATGATATGAACTATGATGCCAAAGTAGATAGCCTTTCCGATGAATCATTCGAGAAAACGTTTGGTCCCAACAATTATGCATTCAACTATGGGAATGCGCATTTTATTATCCTAGACAATATTATTTATCCGAATCCACGCACAGGAAAAGGTTATTTAGGTGGATTTCGTAAAGATCAGCTAGAGTTTGTGGAAAATGACTTAAAAAACGTTGCTAAAGATAAATTAATTGTGCTGGCGTTCCATATTCCTTTATACCATCAAAACTCAGATGTTTTTCGTAACGAAGATAGACAACGTCTTTTTGATATGCTCGCTCCATTTAAGCATACATTGTCTTTATCGGCACATACACACTTTCAGCGGCAGTATTTCTATGGGCAAAAAGACGGATGGAAACAAGAGAAGCCGCATCACGAGTATAACGTAGGCACGACATCGGGTGATTGGTACTCTGGCGAGTTGAATGAAAAAGGAATTCCTGTTTCTACAATGCGGGATGGTACACCAAAAGGATATGCTATTTTGAAAATTCAAGATAATCAATACAGTTTCGATTACAAGGTTGTCGATAAGCCGGCAACGTATCAGATTGACTTATATGGTGCTTCGGTTATTCCGGAAAAGTACAGCAAAAGATATCCGATATACGCTAATTTCTTTATAGGAAAGGAGGGCGACAAGGTCAGGTATAGAATCAATCAGGGGGAATGGAAAGAAATGGACTTTGTAAATGAAAACGATCCAGCATTTCTAAATTCGTTGGCTAAATATGATACAGCAACTGAATTGAAGAACACTCGTAGACCTTCTAATCCTGAAAAATCCAGTCATTTGTGGGTCGCTAATCTGCCAAAACTTAAAGCAGGCAAATATCATATTGAGGTTGAGGCGATCGATCTTTTCAATAGAACGCATGTTGCAACGAAAACTATAGAGGTAAGATAAAACATTTTAGCGTTGTTTTAAGTTTAAAGATAGCTTAAGATACACTTAACATATGTCTCCTATATTTGTATAGAGTAATTTTTGATTCATAAAGAGTTAGGGTTAATGTGTAGATCTGTTGTGAAACACGTCTGAAAATTTAGTTTGTTTTTAAAGTGAAGGTAATCTCCCCAGATTACCTTTCGCTATTTTTAACCCCTTCATCGTAACATTCGCTTACATTGTGTTATAACTGACTGCTGATCTTGTTAAAAAACAGCTATAGCAATAAAGTAAGATCCAATCATACGATTTGTCTTTTTAAAATAAAAAAATAGCCGCTAATTGCGGCTTTTATTATTTTAAGCTTAGCGGTTAACGCTCGTGTTTATGTCTAAAGAATAAAGCAAAAAGAATTGCGATAACAAAGGTGTAGAGCGCAAATGCAAGCCAGATATCATGCCAGTCTTTTAGCATAAGATTTCCGCTTAAAACACCGTCAGGTAAGATCGAAATATTTCTTTCCTTTAAGAAGTGCAGAAAGTGAGTGTTATCCACTGTTGTGTCCAGGTATTGGGCTAAATCTTTGCTATGCTGAAAACTTTTGGTAAAGTATTGATCAATGATCCACCCAGAAGCAAAACTGCCTACCACGGCGCCAAAGCCATTTGTCATCATCATAAACAAACCTTGGGCAGAACTGCGTATACTGGAGGTTGTGGAGGTTTCGACAAACAGTGAGCCTGAAATATTAAAAAAATCAAAGGCCATGCCATATACGATGCAGGATAATACAATCATCCAAAGCCCGCCAGCAGGGTCACCAAAGGAGAACAATCCAAAACGTAAAACCCAAGCTAACATCGAAATCAGCATCACCTTTTTTATACCAAATCTTTTCAGGAAGAATGGAATAGCAAGAATAAAGAGCGTTTCGGATATCTGTGAAATTGACATAATGATCGTCGAATATTTCACGACGAAAGATTCTGCAAATTTGGGGTAGAATTTAAATTCATCCAAAAATACGTCGCCGTAGGCGTTGGTCAACTGGAGTGCTGCGCCTAAGAACATGGAAAAAATAAAAAATAAAGCCATTTTATAATTTCCAAAAAGTTTAAACGCTTCTAAGCCCAATAGCTGTGTCCAAGAAGCATTTTCCTGTTGTAATTTTTTCGGAGGACATTTTGGTAACGTAAACGCGTAGAGACTTAAAGCTAAGGCTGCAGTTCCGGCGATATAAAATTGAAAGGCCGTTGCTTTGCTACCCGTTAAATTGGTGATCCACATCGCGACGATGAAACCGATTGTGCCAAACACTCGGATAGGGGGAAATGCTTTGACCAGATCATAGTTGTTTTCATTTAGTGCAGTATAAGCGATGGAATTCGATAGCGCCAAAGTCGGCATATAAAAACACATCGCCGCAAGCATCGCATAAAAAAAGGTGTTTGGATCATTTACCTGAGGTAAATAGAATAAAACACCAGCATAACATAAGTGAAGAATAAAATATAATCTTTCTGCATTTATCCACCGATCGGCAATGATTCCCATTAGTGTAGGCATAAATAGAGATGCGATTCCCATTGTTGCAAAAATGGCTCCAAATTGCGTACCATCCCATTGCTTTGTGCCAAACCAATAGTTCGCTATTGTAATCAACCATGCTCCCCAGACGAAGAACTGAAAGAAGCTCATGATGGTCAATCTTAATTTAATAGACATAAATGATGTTATTTAAAATTTTGTTTTGCTCTAATGAAAGGCACTATTTCCTTTTGGAAATCTCATCCCTAATCAACGCCGCCCGTTCGTAGTTTTCTTCGGTTAATGCCTGATTAAGTGCTTGTTCCAATTGCTCATTTGTCAATGAGGAGAAAGGATTGTGTGGGGATTTTGAAGGTGTTTTTTCTTCGACCTCAACAACACTTGGATCCTGGACTTTGTTGGATTTGTCCATATTTTCCAAAAATGCGAAATCATG encodes the following:
- a CDS encoding calcineurin-like phosphoesterase family protein; the protein is MKTFLALAISWAFVHATHAQDFAKGKVYLDVNKNGKLDKNEKGIASVSVSNGREVTTTDKDGNYQLPIGNDNIIFVVKPAGYAVPLDENNHPKFYYIHKLNGSPASKYPAVAATGKIPAAVNFALYQQEEDPNFSAFVFGDPQAYTEEELSYFKNGVINGISDKTIAKFGISLGDLVGDDLSLQPKYKSVISTMGLPWYNVMGNHDMNYDAKVDSLSDESFEKTFGPNNYAFNYGNAHFIILDNIIYPNPRTGKGYLGGFRKDQLEFVENDLKNVAKDKLIVLAFHIPLYHQNSDVFRNEDRQRLFDMLAPFKHTLSLSAHTHFQRQYFYGQKDGWKQEKPHHEYNVGTTSGDWYSGELNEKGIPVSTMRDGTPKGYAILKIQDNQYSFDYKVVDKPATYQIDLYGASVIPEKYSKRYPIYANFFIGKEGDKVRYRINQGEWKEMDFVNENDPAFLNSLAKYDTATELKNTRRPSNPEKSSHLWVANLPKLKAGKYHIEVEAIDLFNRTHVATKTIEVR
- a CDS encoding nucleoside permease; the protein is MSIKLRLTIMSFFQFFVWGAWLITIANYWFGTKQWDGTQFGAIFATMGIASLFMPTLMGIIADRWINAERLYFILHLCYAGVLFYLPQVNDPNTFFYAMLAAMCFYMPTLALSNSIAYTALNENNYDLVKAFPPIRVFGTIGFIVAMWITNLTGSKATAFQFYIAGTAALALSLYAFTLPKCPPKKLQQENASWTQLLGLEAFKLFGNYKMALFFIFSMFLGAALQLTNAYGDVFLDEFKFYPKFAESFVVKYSTIIMSISQISETLFILAIPFFLKRFGIKKVMLISMLAWVLRFGLFSFGDPAGGLWMIVLSCIVYGMAFDFFNISGSLFVETSTTSSIRSSAQGLFMMMTNGFGAVVGSFASGWIIDQYFTKSFQHSKDLAQYLDTTVDNTHFLHFLKERNISILPDGVLSGNLMLKDWHDIWLAFALYTFVIAILFALFFRHKHER